A portion of the Paenibacillus hamazuiensis genome contains these proteins:
- a CDS encoding vWA domain-containing protein has product MQFQSLVGLWFGLALPAIVLMYILKRKYIDTEVPSSLLWNRVLHNLEANRPWQKLRRHWLLILQLLAASLLVLALMQPFVWTAHGAKSHVVLVVDRSASMAAIVPGDPGATGDGKENRAGGTGGSGVTETGPAGSTGAAGGGKQAAGAVKSSAAGDDTPLTRLELAKRQAAEYVRDGAGGSPVTVLAMGAQPEVLVSRETKADAVLAAIRGIEPFYGKTAYKETMSLASALTQNETDAEIRLFTDAEWTENAAGLAFSAPVHVEPVGGAARNIGIVQFGVKQGAGVSGTAASGIAVLKNDADIGQEAEVTLQAGGTLADSRRVPLEPGEQRTISFDDLPIADFYKIELGNADEFAADNRAFAFLSENRAKKALLLTEGNLFLEKALQLAGVEVVKVRAASMAAPPQGEFDMVVLDGTEAASVAGEPWQRLLGQKPVWYIRSGFAGNETNPPAGDFRIADHPVTKYISFQDTHLAKLWQPESVPWGQPIVSLGAQPFIYAGSEKGQPRLLFAFDLHQSDLPLRAEFPVLVQNAADWLGSAQAKSLGRAVAGEKKEIPVSPKAVSAEWVPLDVPGGSALTAEQAAGAVLSGQTVPNRPGLYQFVEREADGSEKKTLLEVTVDPQETRINERKELVFARQGAQSDAAGSGVPASAPTGAASVDTAGKASSAPSSAGSPPASGADAGKEAADRTRYPLLPWIVALIIIIVLAEWEVYRRGHSVS; this is encoded by the coding sequence ATGCAATTTCAATCGCTCGTCGGCTTATGGTTCGGGCTTGCGCTGCCGGCCATCGTGCTGATGTACATTTTGAAACGAAAATATATCGATACCGAGGTGCCGAGCTCGCTGCTGTGGAACCGGGTGCTGCACAATCTCGAAGCGAACCGTCCCTGGCAAAAGCTGCGCCGCCACTGGCTGCTCATTCTTCAGCTGCTTGCGGCGTCCCTGCTCGTTCTCGCGCTGATGCAGCCGTTCGTATGGACTGCGCACGGGGCGAAAAGCCACGTCGTGCTTGTCGTCGACCGTTCCGCGAGCATGGCGGCGATCGTACCGGGGGACCCCGGGGCGACAGGGGACGGTAAGGAGAATCGTGCAGGCGGTACCGGAGGAAGCGGCGTCACGGAAACCGGGCCGGCAGGCAGCACCGGAGCGGCAGGAGGCGGCAAGCAGGCAGCCGGCGCCGTTAAAAGCAGCGCAGCGGGCGACGATACGCCGCTCACCCGACTGGAGCTGGCCAAGCGGCAGGCGGCCGAATACGTGCGGGACGGGGCCGGAGGCAGCCCGGTCACCGTGCTTGCCATGGGGGCGCAGCCGGAGGTGCTCGTATCGCGAGAAACGAAGGCGGATGCGGTGCTGGCGGCGATCCGGGGGATCGAGCCTTTTTACGGGAAAACGGCGTACAAGGAGACGATGTCGCTCGCTTCCGCGCTGACGCAAAACGAGACCGATGCGGAAATTCGCCTGTTCACCGATGCGGAATGGACGGAAAACGCGGCGGGACTTGCCTTTTCGGCACCTGTCCACGTCGAGCCTGTCGGAGGCGCCGCACGAAACATCGGCATCGTTCAGTTTGGCGTCAAGCAGGGAGCCGGGGTGTCGGGCACCGCCGCAAGCGGCATCGCGGTGCTGAAAAACGACGCGGACATCGGCCAGGAAGCGGAGGTTACGCTGCAGGCGGGCGGCACGCTCGCGGATTCGCGGCGGGTGCCCTTGGAGCCGGGCGAGCAGCGGACGATCAGCTTCGATGATTTGCCGATAGCGGACTTTTACAAAATTGAGCTAGGGAATGCAGACGAATTTGCGGCGGATAATCGGGCGTTCGCTTTTTTGAGCGAAAACCGGGCGAAAAAGGCGCTGCTCTTGACGGAAGGAAATCTGTTTCTCGAAAAAGCGCTGCAGCTCGCCGGGGTCGAGGTCGTGAAAGTTCGCGCGGCCAGCATGGCCGCTCCTCCGCAAGGAGAGTTCGATATGGTCGTGCTCGACGGCACGGAAGCCGCGTCCGTAGCCGGGGAGCCGTGGCAGCGGCTGCTCGGGCAAAAGCCGGTATGGTACATACGGAGCGGATTTGCGGGAAACGAAACGAACCCTCCGGCCGGCGATTTCCGCATCGCCGACCATCCGGTAACGAAATATATTTCGTTCCAGGACACGCATCTTGCCAAGCTGTGGCAGCCGGAATCGGTCCCCTGGGGGCAGCCGATCGTCAGTCTCGGAGCGCAGCCTTTCATTTATGCCGGTTCGGAAAAAGGCCAGCCGAGGCTGCTGTTCGCGTTCGACCTGCATCAATCCGATTTGCCGCTGCGCGCCGAGTTTCCCGTTCTGGTGCAGAACGCGGCGGACTGGCTCGGCAGTGCGCAGGCGAAAAGCTTGGGCCGCGCCGTAGCCGGCGAGAAAAAGGAAATTCCGGTTTCGCCGAAGGCGGTATCCGCCGAATGGGTGCCGCTCGACGTTCCGGGAGGCTCGGCGCTGACGGCGGAGCAGGCGGCCGGAGCGGTGCTGAGCGGACAAACCGTGCCGAATCGGCCCGGTCTGTATCAATTCGTGGAACGCGAGGCGGACGGCAGCGAGAAAAAAACGCTGCTCGAGGTGACGGTCGATCCGCAGGAAACTCGGATCAACGAGCGGAAGGAGCTTGTTTTTGCCAGGCAAGGGGCCCAATCGGATGCAGCCGGTTCCGGCGTACCTGCTTCGGCACCGACCGGTGCCGCCTCCGTCGATACTGCCGGGAAAGCGTCTTCCGCTCCGTCTTCCGCCGGCTCGCCGCCGGCTTCCGGAGCGGATGCCGGCAAAGAAGCGGCGGATCGAACGCGGTATCCGCTCCTGCCGTGGATCGTCGCGCTGATCATCATCATCGTGCTGGCGGAATGGGAGGTGTACCGGCGTGGGCATTCAGTTTCGTGA
- a CDS encoding VWA domain-containing protein, protein MGIQFREPYLLLLLIPWAGFVVWAWRSRLSWSSLRRRWAVGLRALLLLLLIAALAGMQWFESLQQRAVVYVADRSYSMPADSKTYDAWLQASAAAKAKDDRVGVVTAGGNAIVERSLTADGLGKLAFNGQVNREFTNLAQGLGLAAGLLPQDASPRLVLMSDGQENTGDLLREARLLKDKGIPVDVLPIPAAVRRDVAIESLKLPQKLYQAEKYTLEVQLKSTYAGTGELRVYEDNREISSQTVTVERGDNRFALQSLAREPGFHRYRAEIYFPNDEQAANNADYAFSRVSGPPKVLVVEGTPGSSTNVEAVLKSGLIGCDTIPPEMLPREMADYTGYDSIVLNNVPATRISGPQMDMIEKAVKDHGVGLIMTGGEDSFGMGGYFKTPIERALPVSMELEGKREIPSLGLILVIDRSGSMSGDKIELAKEAAMRTVELMREKDTVGVVAFDSSPWWVVEPQKLTDKKKVTGLIQGIQPDGGTEIYTAVEEAYQRLLKVDAQRKHIILLTDGQSATNQSYEQLAGSMVQNKMTLSSVAVGEGADVQLLEKLAKLAKGRFYYTNDQTTLPAIFSREAVMMARTYIVDKPFVPALGQPGDWGELFRQGVPKINAYVATTPKQAAEVALTSPEPDPLLARWQYGSGRAVAWTSDVTGKWSKDWVEWNAFSSVFSHILKWTFPQFQAAPFELTSRLGGSEVTLGLKSGSPDPTGEIRVSVTDEALQTENVQVTPTAPGEYEAKMSVAKPGVYLAKIDVPGNKDQAGGSVTAGFVLPYSPEYRLTPGDGAAKLKQLAELTGGRLLSLEHPEAVFQGKIQPKRTVRDLTLPLLMLAVLVWLADIAVRRLSVPWARLSAAAAAYVRGRRGPAAPAADNQAAAAAMERLRRRTREAGASRRGVQAGSASLLARGQDAAGRELPRTDAAASAPRAGGGTPAAAGDGGDRAGTAAKPQAPQPQAAPAPGQPAETGEQARMDRLLAAKNRRKR, encoded by the coding sequence GTGGGCATTCAGTTTCGTGAGCCTTATCTGCTTCTGCTGCTGATCCCGTGGGCGGGATTTGTCGTATGGGCATGGCGCTCCAGGCTGAGCTGGTCGAGCCTGCGCAGGCGGTGGGCCGTCGGTCTCCGGGCGCTTCTGCTTTTGCTGCTCATCGCCGCCTTGGCCGGCATGCAGTGGTTTGAATCGCTGCAGCAGCGGGCGGTCGTCTACGTCGCCGACCGCTCTTACAGCATGCCGGCCGACAGCAAAACATACGACGCGTGGCTTCAGGCTTCGGCGGCGGCCAAAGCGAAGGACGACCGCGTCGGCGTCGTCACCGCCGGCGGGAACGCGATCGTGGAACGCAGCCTGACGGCTGACGGGCTCGGAAAGCTTGCTTTTAACGGGCAGGTGAACCGGGAATTTACGAATCTGGCGCAAGGGCTGGGGCTCGCCGCAGGGCTGCTGCCTCAGGATGCGTCTCCGCGGCTCGTTTTGATGTCCGACGGCCAGGAAAATACCGGGGATTTGCTGAGGGAGGCGCGCCTGCTCAAGGATAAAGGCATCCCCGTCGACGTGCTGCCGATTCCCGCGGCGGTTCGCCGGGATGTCGCGATCGAAAGCCTGAAGCTGCCCCAGAAGCTGTATCAGGCGGAGAAATATACGCTGGAGGTGCAGCTCAAAAGCACGTATGCCGGCACCGGCGAGCTAAGAGTATACGAAGATAACCGGGAAATTTCCAGCCAAACGGTGACGGTGGAACGCGGGGACAATCGGTTTGCGCTGCAAAGTCTGGCCAGGGAACCCGGCTTTCACCGCTACCGCGCGGAGATTTATTTTCCGAACGACGAGCAGGCGGCGAACAATGCCGATTACGCGTTCAGCCGGGTGAGCGGCCCGCCGAAAGTGCTGGTTGTCGAAGGAACCCCAGGGTCCTCGACGAATGTCGAGGCGGTTTTGAAATCGGGCCTGATCGGCTGCGATACGATCCCTCCGGAGATGCTGCCGCGCGAAATGGCCGATTATACCGGGTATGACAGCATCGTTTTGAACAACGTGCCGGCCACCCGCATATCCGGCCCGCAGATGGACATGATCGAAAAGGCGGTCAAGGACCACGGGGTCGGGCTGATCATGACCGGCGGCGAAGACAGCTTCGGCATGGGCGGTTATTTTAAAACGCCGATCGAACGGGCGCTGCCGGTGTCGATGGAGCTGGAGGGGAAACGGGAAATTCCGTCGCTTGGGCTGATTTTGGTGATCGACCGCTCGGGCAGCATGTCCGGGGACAAAATCGAGCTCGCGAAAGAAGCCGCCATGCGGACGGTCGAGCTGATGCGCGAGAAGGATACGGTCGGCGTCGTCGCATTCGATTCTTCGCCCTGGTGGGTTGTGGAGCCGCAAAAGCTGACGGACAAGAAAAAGGTGACCGGCCTGATTCAAGGCATTCAGCCGGACGGAGGCACGGAAATCTATACGGCGGTGGAGGAGGCTTACCAGCGGCTGCTGAAGGTCGATGCGCAGCGAAAGCATATCATTTTGCTAACCGACGGGCAGTCGGCGACGAACCAAAGCTACGAGCAGCTCGCCGGCAGCATGGTGCAAAACAAAATGACGCTCTCTTCGGTCGCCGTCGGCGAAGGAGCGGACGTTCAGCTTCTCGAAAAGCTGGCGAAGCTGGCGAAGGGCCGGTTTTATTACACGAACGACCAAACCACGCTTCCGGCGATTTTCAGCCGGGAGGCGGTGATGATGGCCCGCACGTATATCGTGGACAAACCGTTTGTGCCGGCGCTAGGGCAGCCCGGCGACTGGGGCGAGCTTTTCCGCCAAGGCGTGCCGAAAATCAACGCTTACGTGGCGACGACCCCGAAGCAGGCGGCGGAGGTTGCGCTCACGAGCCCCGAGCCCGATCCGCTGCTTGCCCGCTGGCAGTACGGTTCCGGCCGCGCGGTGGCATGGACGAGCGACGTGACCGGGAAATGGTCGAAGGATTGGGTCGAATGGAACGCCTTTTCCTCTGTGTTCAGCCATATTTTGAAATGGACGTTTCCGCAGTTTCAGGCGGCGCCTTTCGAGCTGACGTCGCGGCTCGGCGGCAGCGAAGTGACTTTGGGGTTAAAAAGCGGCAGCCCCGATCCGACCGGGGAGATCCGGGTATCGGTCACGGACGAGGCGCTGCAGACGGAAAACGTGCAGGTAACGCCGACGGCTCCGGGCGAGTACGAGGCGAAGATGAGTGTGGCGAAGCCGGGCGTCTATTTGGCTAAAATCGACGTGCCCGGAAACAAAGACCAGGCGGGCGGCAGCGTCACCGCGGGCTTTGTGCTTCCTTACTCGCCGGAGTACCGGCTGACTCCCGGGGACGGGGCGGCGAAGCTGAAGCAGCTCGCCGAGCTGACCGGCGGCCGGCTGCTCAGCCTGGAGCATCCGGAGGCGGTGTTCCAGGGCAAGATCCAGCCGAAGCGGACGGTGCGCGATCTGACGCTCCCGCTGCTGATGCTGGCCGTGCTGGTCTGGCTCGCGGACATCGCCGTGCGCCGGCTGTCCGTGCCGTGGGCGCGCCTGTCCGCCGCAGCGGCGGCTTATGTCCGCGGCCGGCGCGGGCCGGCTGCCCCGGCGGCGGACAACCAGGCCGCGGCAGCGGCCATGGAGCGGCTTCGCCGCCGCACGCGCGAAGCCGGCGCGTCTCGCCGCGGCGTACAGGCGGGCAGCGCGTCCTTGCTCGCGCGCGGCCAAGACGCCGCCGGGCGCGAGCTGCCGCGCACGGACGCCGCGGCATCCGCGCCGCGCGCGGGCGGCGGCACGCCTGCGGCAGCGGGCGACGGCGGCGACAGAGCCGGCACCGCCGCGAAGCCGCAGGCGCCGCAGCCGCAGGCCGCACCGGCGCCGGGCCAGCCGGCGGAGACCGGTGAGCAGGCGCGAATGGATCGCCTGCTCGCCGCGAAAAACCGCCGCAAGCGGTAA
- a CDS encoding ABC transporter substrate-binding protein, which yields MEKIMRSGLWSARYTAGAATLVLAGSLLAGCNLNLGAGKAEPKEFGKDEQATIKVMYYNDRQFLQQYGTLFWTKFPNVDINVISTQGMYRQGADPKEEFKKLVEEQQPDLLMLQPDQYEQLAGEGKLYDLEPLIAKDKYDIAGIQPAILETVKSKSGGKLYGLAPLFYSSAVFFNKDLFDQYGVPYPKDQMSWEELLELSKRFPATGDPQKRVYGLYQNRGSSSLYSLASMIGRTQNLSVVDSGSIKVTVKSDAWKKVFQTAIDAVKSGTVYTPDPNGSPMTSYRTYEDYLKENLFVAGTAAMTIDGPYLLDNIAQAQSVLKDMKPVNWELVTVPVNPQNREVSGAFSVQQIFAINAQSPNLRAAWELLKYMNSDEYAKIQAKATGGT from the coding sequence GTGGAGAAAATTATGCGAAGCGGTTTATGGAGCGCCCGTTATACGGCGGGTGCGGCGACGTTGGTGCTGGCCGGCAGCTTGCTGGCCGGCTGCAATTTGAACCTCGGAGCGGGGAAAGCGGAGCCGAAGGAATTCGGCAAAGACGAGCAGGCGACGATCAAGGTGATGTACTACAACGATCGCCAGTTTTTGCAGCAATACGGCACGTTGTTTTGGACGAAATTTCCGAACGTGGACATCAATGTGATCTCTACGCAGGGTATGTACCGCCAAGGGGCCGATCCGAAGGAGGAGTTCAAAAAGCTGGTAGAGGAGCAGCAGCCCGACCTGCTTATGCTCCAGCCGGACCAATACGAGCAGCTTGCCGGCGAAGGAAAGCTGTACGATCTGGAGCCGCTCATCGCGAAAGACAAATACGACATCGCCGGCATCCAACCCGCCATTCTGGAGACGGTCAAATCCAAAAGCGGCGGCAAGCTGTACGGGCTCGCTCCTCTGTTCTACAGCTCGGCCGTATTTTTCAATAAAGATTTGTTCGATCAATACGGGGTGCCTTATCCGAAAGACCAGATGTCCTGGGAGGAGCTGCTTGAACTTTCCAAAAGGTTCCCGGCAACGGGCGACCCGCAAAAACGCGTCTACGGGCTGTATCAAAACCGCGGCTCGTCCAGCTTGTACAGCTTGGCGTCGATGATCGGGCGCACGCAAAATTTATCCGTCGTCGACTCCGGCAGCATAAAGGTGACGGTGAAATCGGACGCATGGAAGAAGGTGTTTCAAACCGCAATCGACGCGGTCAAATCCGGAACCGTCTACACCCCGGATCCGAACGGTTCGCCGATGACCAGCTACAGAACGTATGAGGACTATTTAAAAGAAAACCTGTTTGTCGCCGGCACTGCCGCGATGACGATTGACGGTCCTTACCTGCTCGACAACATCGCGCAGGCCCAAAGCGTGCTCAAGGATATGAAGCCGGTCAATTGGGAGCTTGTCACAGTGCCCGTCAATCCGCAAAACCGCGAAGTCAGCGGCGCTTTCAGCGTGCAGCAAATTTTCGCGATCAACGCGCAGTCGCCCAACTTGCGCGCGGCTTGGGAGCTGCTGAAATATATGAACAGCGACGAATATGCGAAAATTCAGGCCAAGGCGACCGGAGGCACTTAG
- a CDS encoding VanW family protein, producing MKPVKRSRLRLFLGTAYFQFKRYMEWYFGKTKFAREIQTAALPYVVIRHRTPLFRQLKDVDMWLQYNKIINLQIAVRQIDGILIRPGETFSYWRLIGRPTYKKGYVDGMVLFYGKFKPGVGGGLCQLSNLIYWLTLHTPLTVTERHRHSYDVFPDAGRSQPFGSGATCAYNYLDLRIFNPTEQTYQLRVFLENGHLAGEWRTVSEPRVSYEIYEKEHRITQEIWGGYVRHNVIHRRIFNHDKDLIGDHYVTENHALMMYQPFLESGDCGQ from the coding sequence ATGAAGCCCGTGAAAAGATCCCGGCTGAGGTTATTCCTCGGAACCGCCTATTTCCAATTTAAGCGGTACATGGAGTGGTATTTCGGGAAAACGAAGTTCGCCCGGGAAATCCAAACCGCAGCGCTGCCTTATGTCGTAATCAGGCACCGGACGCCTTTGTTCAGACAATTAAAAGATGTAGACATGTGGCTGCAGTATAACAAAATTATCAACCTGCAGATCGCCGTACGTCAAATAGACGGCATTTTGATTCGTCCGGGAGAAACGTTCTCGTACTGGAGATTGATCGGCCGCCCTACATATAAAAAAGGATACGTGGACGGGATGGTGTTATTTTACGGCAAATTCAAGCCGGGTGTGGGCGGGGGACTTTGCCAGCTGTCCAATCTCATTTATTGGTTGACGCTGCACACGCCGCTCACCGTGACCGAGCGCCATCGCCACAGCTACGATGTGTTCCCGGACGCCGGACGAAGCCAGCCGTTCGGAAGCGGAGCAACCTGCGCCTATAACTACCTCGATTTAAGAATATTTAACCCGACGGAGCAGACGTATCAGCTTCGCGTTTTTTTGGAAAACGGCCATCTGGCCGGCGAATGGAGAACAGTAAGCGAACCGCGGGTCAGCTATGAAATCTATGAAAAGGAACATAGGATTACGCAGGAGATTTGGGGCGGCTATGTCCGCCACAATGTGATACACCGGCGCATTTTCAACCATGACAAAGATCTGATCGGTGACCACTACGTGACGGAGAACCACGCGCTTATGATGTATCAGCCGTTTTTGGAAAGCGGGGATTGCGGGCAATAG
- a CDS encoding winged helix DNA-binding domain-containing protein, giving the protein MMKSAKSVQSGSNAAPVLESRALNRALLARQLLLSRAKLSALEAIEHLLGLQAQSPYAPYFGLWTRLDCFRHEELSELILSKRAVRLALMRSTLHLVSASDGLSLRPWLQPALERGLSGAYGKRTAGLDLDAVAAAGRALTEEQPLTFDELGKRLGERWPEREPAALEYTVRTYVPLVQVPPRGIWGAGGQAMHTPIETWLGRPLASDIDSGKFLLRYLAAFGPAGVKDMQIWSGHTGLREAVERLRPQLLVFHDENGNELFDLEDAPRPDADMLAPVRFIAEYDNLLLSHADRTRIIADKYRTRVLTKNGIVRSTVLVDGFVRGIWSIERKKREPATLVIEAFEPISHEDQIALTDEGEQLLRFAAADAGSYDIRFVFEQ; this is encoded by the coding sequence ATGATGAAATCAGCCAAGTCTGTGCAAAGCGGCAGCAACGCGGCGCCGGTGCTTGAATCACGCGCCTTGAACCGGGCCTTGCTTGCACGGCAGCTGCTTCTGAGCCGTGCAAAGCTGTCCGCTCTCGAGGCGATAGAACATCTGCTCGGCCTGCAGGCCCAATCGCCGTATGCTCCGTACTTCGGTTTATGGACACGTCTTGACTGCTTCCGCCACGAAGAACTGTCGGAACTCATCCTGAGCAAACGTGCGGTTCGTCTCGCGCTGATGCGCTCAACGCTTCATCTTGTATCCGCATCCGACGGCTTATCCCTGCGGCCGTGGCTGCAGCCGGCTTTGGAGCGCGGCCTGAGCGGCGCCTACGGCAAACGTACGGCCGGTCTTGATCTTGACGCGGTTGCCGCGGCCGGCCGGGCGCTCACAGAGGAGCAGCCGCTGACGTTTGACGAGCTCGGCAAGCGGCTCGGCGAACGTTGGCCGGAGCGCGAGCCCGCTGCCCTGGAATATACGGTGCGGACCTACGTGCCGCTTGTTCAGGTGCCGCCGCGCGGCATTTGGGGTGCCGGCGGCCAGGCGATGCATACGCCGATAGAGACGTGGTTGGGCCGCCCCCTTGCTTCGGATATCGATAGCGGGAAATTTCTGCTGCGGTATTTGGCCGCTTTCGGTCCGGCCGGTGTCAAGGATATGCAGATTTGGTCCGGCCATACCGGCTTGCGCGAGGCGGTGGAGCGGCTTAGGCCGCAGCTCCTCGTTTTTCATGACGAGAACGGCAATGAGCTGTTCGATCTGGAGGACGCTCCGCGCCCCGACGCGGATATGCTGGCTCCGGTGCGGTTTATAGCCGAGTACGATAACCTGCTGCTGTCCCATGCGGACAGGACGCGAATTATTGCGGACAAGTACCGGACGCGCGTTCTCACGAAAAACGGCATCGTCCGGTCAACCGTTCTCGTCGACGGGTTTGTCCGCGGGATCTGGTCGATCGAACGGAAGAAGCGGGAACCGGCCACTCTTGTCATTGAAGCGTTCGAGCCGATTTCGCATGAGGATCAAATCGCCTTGACCGATGAAGGGGAGCAACTGCTGCGCTTTGCCGCCGCGGATGCCGGTTCATACGATATCCGGTTTGTTTTCGAGCAGTAA
- a CDS encoding helix-turn-helix transcriptional regulator has protein sequence MSMDRQKARLLGEFLKSRREKLNPSEAGLPPGYGKRRTPGLRREEVAQLAHVSTTWYTWLEQGRATTPSRQVLDSIAKALKLSENEHLHVLHLANMDMPNAGSSVQQLSPDIEKVVHQLPYPAFIATDRTEVLSWNAAACRVIYDFSSLAAEDRSMAWLTFTCDKLRKIMPDWEDYAQYTAGVLRGRYEKNLNDLAFRKLIDRLSGASREFREFWSTHDIMEKTMKTIRFNHPEAGLLTFNVNSFSQINGSTNAHCCVYIPADGTNTGDNLQRLLAR, from the coding sequence ATGTCTATGGACAGGCAAAAAGCCCGGCTGCTCGGAGAATTCCTGAAGTCGCGCCGGGAGAAATTGAATCCTTCGGAGGCCGGTCTTCCTCCGGGTTACGGCAAAAGAAGGACACCCGGTCTGCGCAGGGAAGAAGTGGCCCAGCTTGCCCATGTCAGCACCACTTGGTATACGTGGCTCGAACAGGGCAGGGCGACGACGCCTTCGCGGCAGGTGCTGGACAGCATCGCCAAGGCGCTGAAGCTCAGCGAAAACGAGCATCTGCACGTGCTTCATTTGGCCAATATGGATATGCCGAATGCGGGATCTTCGGTGCAGCAGCTGTCGCCGGATATCGAAAAAGTCGTGCATCAGCTTCCGTATCCGGCGTTTATCGCGACGGACCGCACGGAGGTTTTAAGCTGGAATGCGGCGGCGTGCCGCGTTATTTACGATTTTTCGTCGCTTGCCGCGGAGGACCGGTCCATGGCGTGGCTTACTTTTACGTGCGACAAATTACGTAAGATTATGCCGGATTGGGAGGACTATGCCCAGTATACGGCGGGAGTGCTCCGCGGACGGTATGAGAAAAATTTGAACGATCTTGCGTTCCGCAAGCTGATCGACCGTTTGAGCGGCGCAAGCCGCGAATTTCGCGAGTTTTGGTCAACCCACGATATTATGGAAAAGACGATGAAAACGATACGGTTTAACCATCCGGAAGCAGGGCTATTAACGTTCAACGTCAATTCCTTTTCGCAAATAAATGGCAGCACGAACGCGCACTGCTGCGTGTATATTCCGGCCGACGGAACGAATACCGGCGACAACTTGCAGAGGCTGCTCGCCCGCTAG
- a CDS encoding quinone oxidoreductase family protein: MMRAIVIPQFGGSEVLSLTDIAVPTPGPHDVTIDVAYAGVNYAEILFRKGVVPDLPLPFVPGIEVSGTIREIGEQVTGLRVGQPVAALSIAGGGGYAEVVTVPGQLVFPLEGEDARDIGLDVAAAFPSNVTTAYMLVSNVSRMQQGETVLVHAAAGGVGSAIGQTAKALGAGLVIGTVGSADKIEYAKCLGYDEVLLREGFENAVMELTGGRGVEIAIDPVGGGMRASSLRLLKPLGRLIAMGNASDAEDVSQSVNELWFTSKAVLGFNLQQMSMYAPHLVADAARKALALVAAGKIKVDVTDVLPLEEAAEAHRRIEERRSTGKMVLKVRQ, encoded by the coding sequence ATGATGCGCGCAATCGTTATTCCACAATTCGGAGGTTCCGAAGTATTATCCTTAACCGATATCGCGGTTCCCACTCCGGGTCCGCATGACGTCACCATCGATGTCGCTTATGCCGGCGTCAATTACGCCGAAATTTTGTTTCGCAAAGGCGTCGTGCCGGATCTGCCTCTTCCTTTCGTTCCGGGCATCGAAGTGTCCGGCACGATCCGCGAGATAGGGGAGCAGGTCACCGGACTGCGCGTCGGCCAGCCTGTGGCGGCACTGTCCATTGCCGGCGGAGGCGGTTATGCGGAGGTCGTTACAGTTCCCGGCCAGCTCGTTTTTCCGCTGGAAGGAGAAGATGCCCGGGACATCGGTCTCGACGTCGCCGCGGCATTCCCGTCCAACGTCACGACGGCATACATGCTCGTTTCGAACGTATCCCGCATGCAGCAGGGGGAAACCGTGCTCGTCCATGCGGCAGCCGGAGGCGTAGGCAGCGCGATCGGCCAAACGGCCAAAGCGCTTGGAGCCGGGCTCGTTATCGGCACCGTCGGCAGCGCGGACAAAATCGAATATGCGAAGTGCCTTGGGTATGACGAGGTTTTGCTCAGGGAAGGTTTCGAAAATGCGGTCATGGAGCTCACCGGAGGACGGGGCGTCGAAATTGCGATCGATCCGGTCGGCGGCGGGATGCGCGCCTCATCGCTTCGGCTGCTGAAGCCATTGGGGCGGCTTATTGCGATGGGCAACGCCAGCGATGCCGAAGACGTGAGTCAGTCCGTCAACGAGCTGTGGTTTACAAGCAAAGCGGTGCTGGGCTTCAATTTGCAGCAAATGAGCATGTACGCTCCCCATCTTGTGGCCGATGCCGCCCGCAAGGCGCTGGCGCTTGTCGCTGCAGGAAAAATAAAGGTGGACGTCACGGATGTGCTGCCGTTGGAGGAAGCCGCAGAAGCACATCGCCGTATAGAGGAAAGAAGATCGACGGGCAAAATGGTGCTGAAAGTGCGTCAGTAA
- a CDS encoding metal-dependent hydrolase, with amino-acid sequence MLKIEYHGHSCVQISDGEHSLIIDPFLAGNPLAAVKPEEVKVQHVLLTHAHADHISSAADIAKSNDATLVAIHELATYLGWQGVKTKDMNIGGRLSLGYCELQMVPAFHSSGVVLHDKQQIVYAGMPAGFLIRWNGKTILHAGDTNLFSDMKLIGERNRIDLAFLPIGDLYTMGPEDAADAAEWLQAKLVVPVHYNTFELIKQDGAAFVDLLSQRGIQGKSLRPGEHLTL; translated from the coding sequence GTGTTAAAAATTGAATACCACGGACATTCCTGCGTGCAAATTTCCGACGGGGAGCATTCGCTGATCATCGATCCGTTCCTTGCCGGCAATCCGCTCGCCGCCGTAAAACCGGAAGAAGTGAAGGTGCAGCACGTGCTGCTCACCCACGCGCATGCCGATCACATCTCCAGCGCGGCCGATATCGCCAAATCGAACGACGCTACGCTTGTCGCCATCCACGAGCTCGCGACATACCTCGGCTGGCAGGGCGTCAAGACGAAGGATATGAACATCGGCGGCCGGCTTTCGCTCGGGTATTGCGAGCTTCAGATGGTGCCGGCGTTCCACAGCTCCGGCGTCGTTTTGCATGACAAGCAGCAGATCGTTTACGCAGGCATGCCGGCCGGCTTCCTGATCCGTTGGAACGGCAAAACGATTTTGCATGCCGGCGATACGAACCTGTTCTCGGACATGAAGCTGATCGGCGAGCGCAACCGGATCGATCTGGCTTTTTTGCCGATCGGCGATCTGTACACGATGGGTCCGGAGGATGCCGCCGACGCCGCGGAGTGGCTGCAGGCGAAGCTCGTCGTTCCGGTTCACTACAACACGTTCGAGCTGATCAAGCAGGACGGAGCGGCATTTGTCGATCTGCTGTCGCAGCGCGGCATTCAGGGCAAATCGCTGCGGCCGGGAGAGCACTTGACGCTGTAA